A stretch of Crossiella cryophila DNA encodes these proteins:
- a CDS encoding dihydrodipicolinate synthase family protein translates to MELRQALRSVVVITVTPFDAEDRIDEKAYGALVARVVEAGVGVVTPNGNTSEFYSLTPAELDRALDLTFEAAGDALVLPGIGFDAARAAEMAVRAHRAGARAAMVHQPVHPFLSVRGWVDYHLRIAAAAPELGLVAYVRSPQVTTAALAQLARECPSFIGVKYAVPDPLALADAVAVIGQDRLTWLCGLAESWAPFFATAGAQGFTSGLATIAPELSIGLLDALESGDRARAMSLWHKVKPLEDARARLGSANNVSVVKEALAQLGLCGRAVRPPIAELTEPERAEVSRILATWD, encoded by the coding sequence ATGGAACTTCGGCAGGCACTGCGGTCGGTCGTGGTCATCACGGTCACGCCGTTCGACGCCGAGGACCGGATCGACGAGAAGGCCTACGGCGCACTGGTGGCCAGGGTGGTCGAGGCCGGGGTCGGCGTGGTCACGCCGAACGGCAACACCAGTGAGTTCTACTCGCTCACACCGGCCGAACTGGACAGAGCGCTGGATCTGACCTTCGAGGCCGCCGGGGACGCGCTGGTGTTGCCTGGCATCGGTTTCGACGCCGCACGGGCCGCGGAGATGGCGGTGCGCGCGCACCGGGCCGGGGCACGGGCGGCCATGGTGCACCAGCCGGTGCACCCGTTCCTGTCCGTGCGCGGCTGGGTGGACTACCACCTGCGGATCGCCGCGGCCGCACCGGAACTCGGCCTGGTCGCCTACGTCCGCTCGCCCCAGGTGACCACGGCCGCGCTGGCCCAGCTCGCGCGGGAGTGCCCGAGCTTCATCGGGGTCAAGTACGCGGTGCCCGACCCACTGGCACTGGCCGACGCGGTGGCCGTGATCGGCCAGGACCGGCTGACCTGGTTGTGCGGCCTGGCCGAGAGCTGGGCGCCGTTCTTCGCCACCGCGGGCGCGCAGGGTTTCACCTCCGGCCTGGCCACCATCGCGCCCGAGCTGTCGATCGGCCTGCTGGACGCGCTGGAGTCCGGCGACCGGGCGCGGGCGATGTCCTTGTGGCACAAGGTGAAGCCCCTTGAGGACGCGCGGGCCCGGCTGGGCAGCGCGAACAACGTGTCGGTGGTCAAGGAGGCACTGGCCCAGCTCGGCCTGTGCGGACGGGCCGTGCGGCCGCCGATCGCCGAACTCACCGAGCCCGAACGGGCCGAGGTCAGCCGGATCCTGGCCACCTGGGACTAA
- the araD gene encoding L-arabinonate dehydratase, with the protein MVLRPEELRSHRWYGGEGLRSFSHRARTRQLGIGAEEHLGKPVIGVINTWSELNPCHSHLRERAEAVKRGVWQAGGYPVELPAGALCGETFQKPTAMLYRNLLAMEVEELLRSYPLDGAVLLGGCDKTTPALLMGAFSVDLPVIFVPAGPMLRGHWRGETLGSGSDMWRYWDDRRAGLIGEEELAGLEQGLARSPGHCMTMGTASTMTAVAEVLGLTLPGASSIPAVDSGHVRMAAASGRRAVELVWQQVTPSSIVDKAAYEDAITTVLALGGSTNSVIHLIAMAGRSGIALGLDEFDTASRGVPVLADIRPAGRFLMEDFYYAGGLRALLAQLGDLIHRERRTVGGCTLEVALRDAEVYNPEVIRTQQNPVFAEGGLAVLRGNLAPDGAVIKSIAAEPELLRHTGPAVVFDGYADMQRRINDESLGITEQTVLVLRGAGPQGGPGMPEHGMLPIPEHLLRQGVRDMVRISDARMSGTSYGTCVLHIAPESHVGGPLALVRDGDLISLDVPGRTLELLVPQEELDGRRAAWTAPPPVYGRGYGQLYAQHIGQADTGCDFDFLARDGAVPDPEAG; encoded by the coding sequence ATGGTGTTACGGCCCGAGGAGTTGCGGAGTCACCGGTGGTACGGCGGGGAGGGGCTGCGGTCGTTCAGTCATCGGGCGCGGACCCGGCAGCTGGGCATCGGGGCCGAGGAGCACCTTGGCAAGCCGGTCATCGGGGTGATCAACACCTGGAGTGAGCTGAACCCCTGCCACAGTCACCTGCGGGAACGGGCCGAGGCGGTCAAGCGCGGGGTGTGGCAGGCAGGCGGTTATCCGGTCGAGCTGCCAGCGGGCGCGCTGTGCGGGGAGACCTTCCAGAAGCCGACCGCGATGCTCTACCGCAACCTGCTCGCCATGGAGGTCGAGGAGCTGCTGCGCTCCTACCCGCTGGACGGGGCGGTGCTGCTCGGCGGATGCGACAAGACCACGCCCGCGTTGCTGATGGGCGCGTTCAGCGTCGACCTGCCGGTGATCTTCGTCCCGGCCGGGCCGATGCTGCGCGGGCACTGGCGCGGCGAGACGCTGGGCAGCGGCAGTGACATGTGGCGGTACTGGGACGACCGCAGGGCCGGGCTGATCGGCGAGGAGGAGCTGGCCGGGCTGGAGCAGGGGCTGGCCCGCTCGCCGGGGCACTGCATGACCATGGGCACCGCCTCCACCATGACCGCGGTGGCCGAGGTGCTGGGCCTGACCCTGCCGGGGGCCAGTTCCATCCCGGCGGTGGACTCCGGGCACGTGCGGATGGCCGCGGCCAGTGGGCGGCGGGCGGTGGAGCTGGTGTGGCAGCAGGTCACGCCTTCGTCCATTGTGGACAAGGCGGCCTACGAGGACGCGATCACCACCGTGCTGGCGCTGGGCGGGTCCACGAACTCGGTGATCCACCTGATCGCGATGGCCGGGCGCAGCGGGATCGCGCTGGGGCTGGACGAGTTCGACACCGCATCCCGCGGGGTGCCGGTGCTGGCCGACATCCGGCCGGCCGGGCGGTTCCTGATGGAGGACTTCTACTACGCGGGCGGGCTGCGGGCCCTGCTGGCCCAGCTCGGCGACCTGATCCACCGGGAGCGACGGACCGTGGGCGGCTGCACCCTGGAGGTCGCGCTGCGCGATGCCGAGGTGTACAACCCGGAGGTCATCCGCACCCAGCAGAATCCGGTGTTCGCCGAGGGCGGGCTGGCCGTGCTGCGCGGCAACCTGGCGCCGGACGGCGCGGTGATCAAGAGCATTGCCGCCGAGCCGGAGTTGTTGCGGCACACCGGTCCCGCGGTGGTCTTCGACGGATACGCGGACATGCAGCGGCGGATCAACGACGAATCGCTGGGGATCACCGAGCAGACCGTGCTGGTACTGCGCGGCGCCGGGCCCCAGGGCGGGCCGGGGATGCCCGAGCACGGCATGCTGCCGATCCCGGAACACCTGCTGCGCCAAGGGGTCCGGGACATGGTGCGGATCTCCGACGCGCGGATGAGCGGGACCAGCTACGGCACCTGCGTGCTGCACATCGCGCCGGAGAGCCACGTGGGCGGCCCGCTCGCGCTGGTGCGGGACGGCGACCTGATCAGCCTGGACGTGCCGGGCCGAACACTGGAACTCCTTGTCCCCCAGGAGGAACTGGATGGCAGGCGGGCTGCTTGGACTGCTCCGCCACCGGTATACGGGCGGGGCTACGGGCAGCTCTACGCACAGCACATCGGTCAGGCCGACACCGGCTGCGACTTCGACTTCCTGGCCCGCGACGGCGCGGTGCCCGACCCCGAGGCTGGGTGA
- a CDS encoding S8 family serine peptidase has protein sequence MASALATGSAAAAPAPEARPGPDVPVRTAELTLVTGDTVTLDYYPDGRQAARVKGSEQYRSYTLDKQAYVVPFAAEPYLAAGVLDERLFNVTKLVEQGFDRQGSLPLILSYPKQDMSIAAAPPRGSARQAVLASASAQAVRAERGKMGEFWGALAGRGASLNGGIAKVWLDGKVQSTLDTSVPQVGAPAAWQAGFDGTGGTVAVLDTGIDDTHPDLAGKVVEHKNFSDAPAAEDKHGHGTHVASTIAGSGAASGGAKKGVAPGAKLLSGKVLNDGGSGSESGIIAGMEWAAGKAKVVSMSLGGGPTDGTDPMSVAVNRISADTGALFVIAAGNSGFGGQETVSSPGTADSALTVAAVDKQDQLAPFSSKGPRFGDHALKPDIAAPGVAISAAKANSAGGERYVSANGTSMATPHVAGAAAILAQRNPKWTPAQLKTALMQTAKPLNGISTYDQGAGRLEAGVAATAQQQLRADAGSLSLGRFLGPYGSVDPVTRKVTYTNDGSAEATLDLTVQARSAGGATAPAEALSVSPATLSIPAGGSATATVTLNPNAGEVGLYTGALTATQRGGAAVLRTVLGFNKDLQHKVSVTATARDGKAPGYASVALWNLDDGKYHRVNVDATGSGGLLLPPGKYFVGSFLSTADPSRNDTEYTVVTKDEVEVKGSTSIVLDGRGAKEIQARTPEKTEAVTLSQTWTRASGARRFTSGFFYGRTVDRIYAVPSAPVTRGEFELANRMWLETPKLAARVVSPDTVLRPDYLGGGQELGKRIDGTHRLPVVYVGTGTPAEFAGRDVRGKIALIQQSKDITPNDQVRNAANAKAGVAAVFGSGPGRFADYTTRNPAIPGLELSNVEGKRLLELLGRGPVTLELKGVSHSPVQYHLVAPFAGSIPADLSFDASPATLATERTKLHAVRPDQVGMLGMFSFRPYDFIGLTSTYDRRFPYDHVRYFSANNTRFNPLFYGGPDGDSVAGNGSAPLPVAGSDRTVNWYQGPFQPGVSKALVPVSRVDDKLRLNFAEYLDSDPDHYLRDLGASTVARVYRDGEQVAEQPHALGELAVGVADKANYRVELDVNQGRPGWSVGTESFSSWSFGSARGEAGKTVPLPVLQARWNLDLDLDNAAPADRVHALNLTAATQPGAPPVKVTEVRAEVSYNDGGSWEAVDLRALGSDGGYSGAIQHPRKADSSGFVSLKVQAADAEGNSVEQTLIRAYALK, from the coding sequence GTGGCAAGCGCTCTCGCGACTGGATCGGCGGCCGCGGCGCCGGCCCCGGAGGCGCGGCCCGGTCCGGATGTGCCGGTGCGGACCGCCGAGCTGACCCTGGTCACCGGGGACACCGTCACCCTGGACTACTACCCCGACGGCAGGCAGGCCGCCAGGGTCAAGGGATCGGAGCAGTACCGCAGTTACACGCTGGACAAACAGGCGTACGTGGTGCCCTTCGCCGCCGAGCCGTACCTTGCCGCCGGGGTGCTGGACGAGCGGCTGTTCAACGTGACCAAGCTGGTCGAGCAGGGCTTCGACCGCCAGGGCTCGCTGCCGCTGATCCTCAGCTACCCGAAGCAGGACATGTCGATCGCCGCCGCCCCGCCACGGGGCAGTGCCCGGCAGGCCGTGCTGGCCAGTGCCAGCGCCCAGGCCGTGCGGGCCGAGCGCGGCAAGATGGGTGAGTTCTGGGGCGCGCTGGCCGGGCGGGGCGCGAGCCTGAACGGCGGGATCGCCAAGGTCTGGCTGGACGGCAAGGTCCAGTCCACTTTGGACACCAGTGTGCCGCAGGTGGGCGCGCCGGCCGCGTGGCAGGCCGGGTTCGACGGCACCGGCGGCACGGTCGCGGTGCTGGACACCGGGATCGACGACACGCACCCGGACCTGGCCGGGAAAGTGGTGGAGCACAAGAACTTCAGCGACGCGCCTGCGGCCGAGGACAAGCACGGGCACGGCACCCACGTCGCCTCGACCATCGCCGGGTCCGGCGCCGCCTCCGGTGGCGCCAAGAAGGGCGTCGCGCCAGGGGCGAAGTTGTTGAGCGGCAAGGTGCTGAACGACGGTGGCTCGGGCTCGGAGTCCGGGATCATCGCCGGGATGGAGTGGGCCGCGGGCAAGGCCAAGGTGGTCAGCATGAGCCTGGGCGGCGGGCCAACCGACGGCACCGACCCGATGAGCGTCGCGGTGAACCGGATCTCCGCCGACACCGGCGCGCTGTTCGTCATCGCCGCTGGCAACTCCGGGTTCGGCGGGCAGGAGACGGTGTCCTCGCCGGGCACGGCCGACTCCGCGCTGACCGTGGCCGCGGTGGACAAGCAGGACCAGCTCGCGCCGTTCTCCAGCAAGGGACCCCGGTTCGGGGATCACGCGCTCAAGCCGGACATCGCCGCGCCGGGTGTGGCGATCAGCGCGGCCAAGGCCAACTCCGCCGGTGGCGAGCGCTACGTCTCGGCCAACGGGACCTCGATGGCCACCCCGCACGTGGCGGGCGCGGCCGCGATCCTGGCCCAGCGCAACCCGAAGTGGACGCCAGCGCAGCTCAAGACCGCGTTGATGCAGACCGCCAAACCGCTCAACGGCATCTCCACCTACGACCAGGGCGCAGGCCGGCTGGAGGCCGGGGTGGCCGCGACCGCGCAGCAGCAGCTGCGGGCGGACGCGGGCTCGCTGAGCCTCGGGCGCTTTCTCGGGCCCTACGGCTCGGTGGACCCGGTGACCCGCAAGGTCACCTACACCAACGACGGCAGCGCCGAAGCCACCCTTGACCTGACCGTGCAGGCCAGATCAGCCGGTGGCGCGACCGCGCCCGCCGAGGCGCTCTCGGTCAGCCCGGCCACCCTGTCGATCCCGGCCGGTGGCTCGGCCACCGCCACCGTCACGCTCAACCCCAACGCGGGCGAGGTCGGCCTCTACACCGGCGCGCTCACCGCCACCCAGCGCGGTGGCGCCGCGGTGCTGCGGACCGTGCTGGGCTTCAACAAGGACCTCCAGCACAAGGTCTCGGTGACCGCCACCGCCCGCGACGGCAAGGCCCCCGGCTACGCCTCGGTCGCGCTGTGGAACCTCGACGACGGCAAGTACCACCGGGTCAACGTGGACGCCACCGGCTCCGGCGGCCTGCTGCTGCCGCCCGGCAAGTACTTCGTCGGCAGCTTCCTCTCCACCGCCGACCCCAGCCGCAACGACACCGAGTACACCGTGGTGACCAAGGACGAGGTGGAGGTCAAGGGATCCACCTCGATCGTCCTGGACGGCCGCGGCGCCAAGGAGATCCAGGCCCGCACACCGGAGAAGACCGAGGCGGTGACCCTGTCCCAGACCTGGACCAGGGCCAGCGGCGCCCGCCGGTTCACCAGCGGCTTCTTCTACGGCCGCACCGTGGACCGGATCTACGCCGTGCCCTCGGCCCCGGTCACCCGCGGCGAGTTCGAGCTGGCCAACCGGATGTGGCTGGAGACGCCGAAGCTGGCCGCCCGGGTGGTGTCCCCGGACACCGTGCTGCGGCCGGACTACCTCGGCGGCGGCCAGGAACTGGGCAAGCGGATCGACGGCACCCACCGGCTGCCGGTGGTCTACGTCGGCACCGGCACCCCGGCCGAGTTCGCCGGGCGGGATGTCCGCGGCAAGATCGCGCTGATCCAGCAGTCCAAGGACATCACGCCCAACGACCAGGTGCGCAACGCCGCCAACGCCAAGGCGGGGGTGGCCGCGGTGTTCGGCTCCGGACCGGGCCGCTTCGCCGACTACACCACCCGCAACCCGGCCATCCCCGGCCTTGAACTGTCCAATGTGGAGGGTAAGCGGCTGCTCGAACTGCTCGGCCGCGGGCCGGTGACGCTGGAACTCAAGGGCGTCTCGCACAGCCCGGTGCAGTACCACCTGGTCGCGCCGTTCGCCGGGAGCATCCCGGCGGACCTGTCCTTCGACGCGAGTCCGGCCACCCTGGCCACCGAGCGCACCAAACTGCACGCGGTGCGCCCGGACCAGGTCGGCATGCTGGGCATGTTCAGCTTCCGGCCGTATGACTTCATCGGGCTGACCAGCACCTACGACCGGCGCTTCCCGTATGACCACGTGCGGTACTTCTCCGCCAACAACACCCGGTTCAACCCGCTGTTCTACGGCGGCCCTGACGGGGACAGCGTGGCGGGCAACGGGTCCGCGCCACTGCCGGTGGCGGGCAGCGACCGCACGGTGAACTGGTACCAGGGACCGTTCCAGCCGGGCGTGTCCAAGGCACTGGTCCCGGTCAGCCGGGTGGACGACAAGCTGCGGCTCAACTTCGCCGAGTACCTGGACAGCGACCCCGACCACTACCTGCGTGATCTCGGCGCGAGCACGGTGGCCAGGGTCTACCGGGACGGCGAACAGGTCGCCGAACAACCGCACGCCCTCGGCGAACTCGCCGTCGGCGTGGCGGACAAGGCGAACTACCGGGTCGAACTCGACGTCAACCAGGGCCGCCCCGGCTGGTCGGTGGGCACCGAGTCCTTCTCCTCGTGGAGCTTCGGCTCCGCACGCGGGGAGGCGGGCAAGACCGTGCCGCTGCCGGTGCTCCAGGCCCGCTGGAACCTGGACCTCGACCTGGACAACGCGGCCCCGGCCGACCGGGTCCACGCGCTGAACCTGACCGCGGCCACCCAGCCGGGCGCGCCCCCGGTCAAGGTCACCGAGGTCAGGGCCGAGGTCTCCTACAACGACGGCGGCAGCTGGGAGGCGGTCGACCTGCGCGCGCTCGGGTCCGATGGCGGCT